The Humulus lupulus chromosome 4, drHumLupu1.1, whole genome shotgun sequence genome has a window encoding:
- the LOC133833140 gene encoding uncharacterized protein LOC133833140, translating to MEEIRSAAEAYYEKSNEGKQQAEELYQWLDTKQNGFIGFKVYGEKLYNLKKKLNNKGVTDPIFFSLLDKNDDGFLDKQDVITLSYLINNGKLLFCESCGAFLIGQYFSCVKCFASTTDGSFYKLCSRCYHRDMFDHHADHTQFTADLSLLMKTRHHRAATNPSLLKDPFKLISISLATYHLVSITGATMGTGAAVAGTGVGVAAGSGVAAWDLGSASDSTSVATEAADPSSFTDILSTVFENVLNFL from the exons atggaggAGATACGAAGTGCAGCAGAGGCGTATTATGAAAAGTCCAACGAAGGAAAGCAACAGGCTGAGGAGTTGTACCAATGGCTGGACACAAAACAAAATGGTTTCATAGGGTTCAAAGTTTATGGGGAAAAGCTCTACAATCTGAAGAAAAAGCTCAACAACAAGGGTGTTACTGATCCCATCTTTTTCAGTCTTCTGGACAAAAACGATGATGGGTTTCTAGACAAGCAAGACGTTATCACCTTGTCATATCTTATCAATAATGGGAAACTTTTGTTTTGCGAGAGCTGTGGAGCTTTTCTCATCGGCCAATATTTTAGCTGCGTCAAATGCTTCGCTTCTACAACCGACGGTTCATTCTACAAGCTGTGCAGCCGTTGTTACCACCGTGATATGTTCGACCACCACGCAGACCACACCCAGTTTACTGCTGATCTATCGCTGCTCATGAAAACCAGACACCACCGGGCTGCAACCAATCCTTCTTTGTTAAAG GACCCTTTCAAATTAATAAGTATAAGTTTGGCTACTTATCATCTTGTTAGTATCACTGGAGCTACAATGGGTACCGGCGCAGCTGTTGCGGGTACTGGAGTCGGAGTTGCTGCGGGTAGTGGCGTAGCTGCATGGGACTTAGGTTCTGCTTCGGATTCTACATCTGTCGCTACAGAAGCAGCAGATCCAAGTTCCTTTACAGATATCCTTTCCACAGTGTTTGAAAATGTGTTGAATTTTTTATAA
- the LOC133831589 gene encoding triacylglycerol lipase SDP1, whose protein sequence is MDISNEANVDAFPIGPSTLVGRTIAFRVLFCKSMSHLRHQVFHAFLQLLFRVKDFLGPMLSWLHPRNPQGILAMVTIIAFVLKRYTNVKGRAEMAYRRKFWRNMMRTALSYEEWAHAAKMLDKETPRLNESDLYDEELVRNKLDELRHRRQEGSRRDIIFCMRADLVRNLGNMCNPELHKGRLQIPRLIKDYIDEVSTQLRMVCDTDSEELMLEEKLAFMHETRHAFGRTALLLSGGASLGAFHVGVVKTLVEHKLLPRIIAGSSVGSIMCAVVATRSWPELQSFFEDSWHSLQFFDQMGGIFTVVKRVMTQGAVHEIRQLQMMLRHLTSNLTFQEAYDMTGRVLGITVCSPRKHEPPRCLNYLTSPHVVIWSAVTASCAFPGLFEAQELMAKDRSGEIVPYHPPFNLGPEAGSTPVRRWRDGSLEIDLPMMQLKELFNVNHFIVSQANPHIAPLLRLKEFWRGLGGNFAAKLAHLAEMEVKHRCSQILELGFPLGGLARLFAQDWEGDVTVVMPATLAQYSKILQNPSHGELQKAANQGRRCTWEKLSAIKANCGIELVLDECVAILNHMRRLKKSVDRAAAASHGLSSTVKFSGSRRIPSWNCIARENSTGSLDDDLLADASSSFHHGASGFTAGGTSSKTFRTHRGGHDGSDSESETVDQPSWTRTGGPLMRTASSNLFIEFVQNLDIDNELNRGSLISPNSMALQMASNTDFFLSPRGTDRSSEGTDFDQRDFRNRVTVNGSSIVVSEGDLLQPERTQNGIVFNIVKKDNLSLSNRSQDTENFNNEAVECVQLDCPEKESSASECGDGDGDVALESCASETEHEFNSLNPSGTDDLKDQEPCA, encoded by the exons ATGGATATAAGTAACGAGGCTAATGTTGATGCATTTCCTATTGGACCTTCAACCTTAGTTGGTAGGACAATTGCTTTTAGAGTTCTATTCTGTAAGTCAATGTCCCATTTGAGGCATCAAGTATTCCATGCTTTTCTGCAACTGTTGTTTAGAGTTAAGGACTTTTTGGGTCCTATGTTATCATGGTTGCATCCTCGAAACCCACAAGGGATATTGGCAATGGTGACAATCATTGCTTTTGTGTTGAAACGGTACACAAATGTGAAAGGGAGGGCTGAAATGGCTTACCGGAGGAAATTCTGGAGAAATATGATGAGAACTgctttgagttatgaggaatggGCTCATGCTGCTAAGATGCTTGATAAAGAGACCCCAAGGTTGAATGAATCTGACTTATATGATGAGGAACTGGTGAGGAACAAGCTAGACGAGCTTCGCCATCGTCGCCAGGAAGGGTCTCGTAGAGATATCATCTTTTGTATGAGAGCTGATCTTGTTCGAAATCTCGGTAATATGTGCAATCCAGAACTGCACAAGGGGAGACTGCAGATTCCTAGACTCATAAAGGATTACATAGATGAAGTCTCGACACAGTTGAGGATGGTTTGCGACACTGATTCAGAAGAACTTATGTTGGAAGAGAAGCTTGCTTTCATGCACGAAACAAGACATGCTTTTGGAAGAACAGCATTGCTTCTGAGTGGGGGTGCTTCACTTGGAGCTTTTCATGTGGGTGTGGTGAAAACTCTTGTAGAACATAAGCTTTTGCCTCGGATCATTGCTGGTTCCAGTGTGGGATCCATAATGTGTGCTGTTGTTGCCACTAGGTCTTGGCCTGAGCTGCAAAGTTTTTTCGAGGATTCTTGGCACTCGTTGCAGTTTTTCGATCAGATGGGCGGGATATTCACAGTTGTTAAGAGGGTGATGACACAGGGTGCCGTCCACGAAATCAGACAGTTGCAAATGATGTTAAGGCATCTTACGAGTAATCTTACGTTTCAAGAGGCTTATGACATGACAGGTCGGGTTCTCGGCATAACAGTTTGCTCCCCAAGGAAGCATGAACCTCCTAGATGCCTTAACTACTTGACTTCACCTCATGTTGTTATATGGAGTGCAGTGACAGCCTCTTGTGCTTTTCCTGGCCTTTTTGAGGCTCAGGAGCTGATGGCAAAGGATAGAAGCGGCGAGATTGTTCCTTATCATCCTCCATTTAATTTGGGTCCAGAAGCAGGGTCTACCCCTGTGCGTCGGTGGAGGGATGGTAGCTTGGAGATTGATTTACCTATGATGCAATTAAAGGAATTGTTCAATGTCAACCACTTCATCGTGAGTCAGGCAAATCCTCACATTGCACCATTATTGAGGCTAAAGGAATTTTGGAGAGGACTTGGAGGCAACTTTGCTGCTAAG CTTGCTCATCTTGCTGAGATGGAAGTCAAGCATAGATGCAGCCAGATTTTAGAACTTGGTTTTCCATTAGGTGGACTTGCCAGGCTATTTGCTCAAGATTGGGAGGGTGATGTCACTGTTGTCATGCCGGCGACACTTGCTCAG TACTCGAAGATCTTACAAAACCCGTCTCATGGGGAGCTTCAAAAAGCTGCCAACCAAGGAAGAAGGTGTACTTGGGAGAAGCTTTCTGCGATAAAAGCAAACTGTGGCATTGAGCTTGTTCTTGACGAGTGTGTTGCAATTCTCAATCACATGCGGAGACTCAAAAAGAGTGTGGATAGAGCTGCTGCTGCTTCTCATGGCCTAAGCTCCACTGTCAAGTTCAGTGGTTCTAGGAGGATTCCTTCTTGGAACTGCATTGCTCGTGAGAATTCAACTGGTTCTCTGGACGACGACCTCCTGGCAGATGCTTCTTCCTCGTTCCATCATGGAGCAAGCGGATTCACCGCTGGTGGAACATCTAGTAAAACTTTTCGAACCCACCGTGGTGGACATGATGGAAGTGATAGTGAATCCGAGACTGTTGATCAACCTTCCTGGACCAGAACCGGTGGGCCTTTGATGAGAACGGCCTCATCAAATCTGTTCATAGAATTTGTCCAAAATTTGGACATTGATAATGAATTAAACAGAGGATCGCTTATTAGTCCCAACTCGATGGCGCTTCAAATGGCTAGCAATACAGATTTTTTTCTCAGCCCAAGAGGGACTGATAGAAGTTCAGAAGGCACAGACTTTGATCAGAGGGATTTTAGAAACCGAGTTACCGTAAATGGATCTAGCATTGTGGTCTCGGAAGGTGATCTTTTGCAGCCTGAAAGAACCCAAAATGGGATTGTGTTCAACATTGTAAAGAAAGACAATCTATCGTTGTCCAATAGGAGTCAAGACACAGAAAATTTCAACAATGAAGCTGTTGAATGTGTACAATTGGACTGTCCAGAAAAGGAGAGCTCAGCATCTGAGtgtggtgatggtgatggtgatgttGCCCTCGAAAGCTGCGCAAGCGAAACCGAACATGAATTTAATTCCTTGAATCCATCTGGTACAGATGATTTGAAGGATCAAGAGCCTTGTGCATAG